A genomic region of Oenanthe melanoleuca isolate GR-GAL-2019-014 chromosome 25, OMel1.0, whole genome shotgun sequence contains the following coding sequences:
- the GRK1 gene encoding rhodopsin kinase GRK1, translating to MDIGGLETVVANSAYVSARGGPGGGGGRDRRSKARLRLPHISQCEALRAQLGGAPSAQNGAPPGHAQDGGQDTSFRWQCVEQPIGKLLFRRFLEGAPQFAAAGALWAEIEAYEQCEDAEREGLAKRLRGRFFTPGGSEHCGFLSAAATAPPAGPALPGDAFAAARRELLAHLEAAAWAPYRASPEFGRFVQFKWLEGQAVGADAFAEFRVLGKGGFGEVCACQRRATGKMYANKRLNKKRLKKRNGYEAALVEKRILARVHSRFIVSLACAFQTKTDLCLVMTIMNGGDLRYHIYNVDEDNPGFAEPRAVFYTAQILLGLEHLHQHRIVYRDLKPENVLLDDAGHVRLSDMGLAVELKDGEDKTRGYAGTPGFMAPELLKNEDYDFSVDYFTLGVTVYEMLEAKGPFRRRGEKVENKEVTRRILHDAVSYSDKFSAAARAACEGLLAKDPQRRLGFRGGDCAQLKAQPFFQGINWGRLEAGLVPPPFVPDPRVVYAKDLGEVGAFSTVKGVELDGGDAALCDAFASGTVPIPWQEELIETGVFEELNVWGAPGTLPPDLDPSAAGGAAGGKSSTCRLL from the exons ATGGACATCGGCGGCCTGGAGACCGTGGTGGCCAACTCGGCCTACGTGTCGGCgcgcggcggccccggcggcggcggcggccgcgaCCGGCGCTCCAAGGCGCGGCTGCGCCTGCCCCACATCTCCCAGTGCGAGGCCCTGCGCGCCCAGCTGGGCGGGGCGCCCTCCGCCCAAAACGGGGCCCCGCCCGGCCACGCCCAAGATGGCGGCCAGGACACCTCCTTCCGGTGGCAGTGCGTGGAGCAGCCCATCGGGAAGCTGCTGTTCCGGCGCTTCCTGGAGGGGGCGCCGCAGTTCGCGGCGGCCGGGGCGCTGTGGGCCGAGATCGAGGCCTACGAGCAGTGCGAGGACGCGGAGAGGGAGGGCCTGGCCAAGCGGCTGCGCGGCCGGTTCTTCACGCCGGGAGGGTCCGAGCACTGCGGCTTCCTCAGCGCGGCGGCCACGGCGCCGCCCGCAG gCCCCGCCCTGCCGGGCGACGCCTTCGCGGCGGCGCGGCGCGAGCTGCTGGCGCACCTGGAGGCGGCGGCCTGGGCGCCGTACCGCGCCTCGCCCGAGTTCGGCCGCTTCGTGCAGTTCAAGTGGCTCGAGGGCCAGGCCGTGGGCGCCGACGCCTTCGCCGAGTTCCGCGTGCTGGGCAAGGGCGGCTTCGGCGAGGTGTGCGCCTGCCAGCGCCGCGCCACCGGCAAGATGTACGCCAACAAGCGCCTCAACAAGAAGCGCCTCAAGAAGCGCAACGGATAcgag GCGGCGCTGGTGGAGAAGCGGATCCTGGCGCGCGTCCACAGCCGCTTCATCGTGTCCCTGGCCTGCGCCTTCCAGACCAAGACCGACCTCTGCCTCGTCATGACCATCATGAACGGCGGCGACCTGCG GTACCACATCTACAACGTGGACGAGGACAACCCGGGGTTCGCGGAGCCGCGGGCGGTTTTCTACACGGCGCAgatcctgctggggctggagcacctgcaCCAGCACCGCATCGTGTACCGCGACCTGAAACCCGAGAACGTGCTGCTGGACGACGCGG GCCACGTCCGTCTGTCCGACATGGGCTTGGCCGTGGAGCTCAAGGACGGAGAGGACAAAACGCGCGGCTACGCCGGGACcccag GGTTCATGGCCCCCGAGCTGCTCAAGAACGAGGATTACGATTTCTCCGTCGATTATTTCACGCTGGGGGTGACGGTTTACGAGATGCTGGAGGCCAAGGGTCCCTTCCGCCGGCGGGGGGAGAAG GTGGAGAACAAGGAGGTGACGCGGCGCATCCTGCACGACGCCGTGTCCTACTCGGACAAGTTCAGCGCGGCGGCGCGCGCCGCCTGCGAGGGGCTGCTGGCCAAGGACCCCCAGCGGCGCCTCGGCTTCCGCGGCGGCGACTGCGCCCAGCTCAAAGCGCAGCCCTTCTTCCAGGGCATCAACTGGGGCCGCCTGGAGGCCG GCCTGGTGCCGCCGCCGTTCGTGCCGGACCCGCGCGTGGTTTACGCCAAGGATTTGGGGGAGGTGGGCGCCTTCTCGACGGTGAAGGGCGTGGAGCTGGACGGGGGGGACGCGGCGCTGTGCGACGCCTTCGCCTCGGGCACGGTGCCCATcccctggcaggaggagctgatcGAGACCGGCGTCTTCGAGGAGCTCAACGTCTGGGGGGCGCCGGGGACGCTGCCCCCCGACCTGGACCCCAGCGCGGCcgggggggcggcgggagggAAATCCTCCACCTGTAGGTTGTTGTGA
- the LOC130262708 gene encoding zinc finger and BTB domain-containing protein 4-like, with the protein MAPVVEVSDAGHCRALLLELNEQRLRGQFCDVTIIAEDTKFRAHKNVLAASSPFFKRALAQEPTCPSPAQVLELPDVQAGVFSDVLNFIYNSRLAVPSPAAARALGAVGRRLGIPSLQGLEAGPTPPPPPPPPPPPPRDTNGAWTADPRGPAAPVDLTCPARPGEAAPTGGDEVTASASPPSSPSSSLRCGLCGRGFSSAAALGFHAKLHRGRRGLCCRHCGKSFIHVKRLQTHEVGCRDGDGDADNAVGAAVVTTGAVTATTAASSATAAAAPKAAKKALLLRHRALEPGAEQEPLVKVVDGQVLYLCGVCQRSYMTLSSLKRHANVHSWRRKYPCRYCDKVFALAEYRTKHEVWHTGERRYQCIFCWDTFVTYYNLKTHQKAFHGISPGLIASEKTPNGGYRPKLNALKLYRLLPMRAHKRPYKTYSQGAVPDGALPPPPATPGDAAVTAAFPPAPRPEPASVIAYGRAAPSVIVRGGSGAASVIAYNGRAGEEPPGVPEGPAAAPVTPAVPIKKQVLRDYIEAQRAAAAAATEATAAATTPQNSSGGGDANTGGGGRTMTYVAKPAYAGSAAGEGLCQITVRIGEEAIVKRRISGTDLRGDGAAEPRRGDRDNDSDAEDRLWRPYYSYKAKRKAGGGGAAAPKKPRWRRKLRSLRWSPGDNDGDNDAGGDGDAPRRRRERHHPCRVCGKSFPALRKLRKHQRGHEAAAAAPVPAAVPAQPGRVGRRPSLRFTCPTCAKVCKTAAALSRHAQRHRQRGSAGGSPRGSAPGSPLGSAPGSPQGSAQGSPQGSAPGSPQGSALGSAEGSAPGSPPGSPPGSPAPPTVIAYTPPAAGREEPPPPQGGVPLSPGATGGGDSAEGDTGDTAGGGFPVQEQPLALLCRAAGGEAEPGGTPRGAPRVPPAPPGFPLSFGPRLVAAYPFPFPLPLALVLPEPERGFLAGGGGAGGSGGAPPPAPLPPSAAPPSFGFPGGGGERPRKAGGGT; encoded by the coding sequence ATGGCTCCGGTCGTGGAGGTGTCGGACGCCGGGCACTGCCGGgcgctgctgctggagctgaacGAGCAGCGCCTGCGGGGACAGTTCTGCGACGTCACCATCATCGCCGAGGACACCAAATTCCGCGCCCATAAAAACGTCCTGGCCGCCTCCAGCCCTTTCTTCAAGCGAGCGCTGGCCCAGGAGCCCACCTgcccctcacctgcccaggtgctggagctgccggACGTCCAGGCCGGCGTCTTCTCCGACGTCCTCAACTTCATCTACAACTCCCGCCTGGCCGTGCCGTCGCCGGCGGCCGCGCGGGCGCTGGGAGCCGTGGGCCGGCGCCTCGGCATCCCCTcgctgcaggggctggaggccGGGCCCAcgccgccaccgccgccacCACCaccgccgccaccgccgcggGACACGAACGGCGCCTGGACGGCGGatccccgcggccccgccgcccccgtGGACCTCACCtgcccggcgcggcccggcgAGGCGGCACCGACGGGCGGCGACGAGGTGACGGCGTCGGCATCGCCGCCGTCGTCGCCGTCGTCGTCGCTGCGCTGCGGGTTGTGCGGCCGCGGGTTCAGCTCGGCGGCCGCGCTGGGTTTCCACGCCAAGCTGCACCGCGGGCGCCGCGGGCTGTGCTGCCGGCACTGCGGGAAGAGTTTCATCCACGTCAAGCGCCTGCAGACGCACGAGGTCGGCTGTCGCGACGGGGATGGTGACGCCGACAACGCTGTTGGCGCCGCGGTTGTCACCACCGGCGCTGTCACCGCCACCACCGCTGCCAGCAGCGccacggcggcggcggcgccgaAAGCGGCCAAGAAGGCGCTGCTGCTGCGGCACCGCGCGCTGGAGCCGGGCGCGGAGCAGGAGCCGCTGGTGAAGGTGGTGGACGGGCAGGTGCTGTACCTGTGCGGCGTGTGCCAGCGCTCCTACATGACGCTGTCCAGCCTGAAGCGCCACGCCAACGTCCACTCGTGGCGCCGCAAGTACCCGTGCCGCTACTGCGACAAGGTCTTCGCGCTGGCCGAGTACCGCACCAAGCACGAGGTGTGGCACACGGGCGAGCGCCGCTACCAGTGCATCTTCTGCTGGGACACCTTCGTCACCTACTACAACCTCAAGACGCACCAAAAAGCCTTCCACGGCATCAGCCCGGGGCTCATCGCCTCCGAGAAGACGCCCAACGGCGGCTACCGGCCCAAGCTCAACGCGCTCAAGCTCTACCGCCTGCTGCCCATGCGGGCGCACAAGCGGCCCTACAAAACCTACAGCCAGGGCGCCGTGCCCGAcggggcgctgccgccgccgccggccacGCCGGGAGACGCCGCGGTGACCGCCGCCTTCCCGCCGGCGCCGCGGCCGGAGCCCGCCTCGGTCATCGCCTACGGCCGCGCCGCGCCCTCGGTCATCGTccgcggcggcagcggcgccgCCTCGGTCATCGCCTACAACGGCCGGGCCGGCGAGGAGCCGCCGGGGGTGCCCGAGGGGCCGGCGGCCGCGCCGGTGACGCCGGCGGTGCCCATCAAAAAGCAGGTGCTGCGGGATTACATCGAGGCGCAGCgagcggccgccgccgccgccaccgaGGCCACCGCCGCGGCCACCACCCCCCAGAACTCCTCCGGCGGCGGCGACGCCAAcaccggcggcggcggccgcaCCATGACCTACGTGGCCAAACCGGCGTACGCGGGCTCGGCGGCGGGCGAGGGGCTGTGCCAGATCACCGTGCGCATCGGCGAGGAGGCCATCGTCAAGCGCCGCATCTCCGGCACCGACCTGCGCGGCGACGGCGCCGCCGAGCCGCGCCGCGGCGACCGCGACAACGACAGCGACGCCGAGGACCGGCTGTGGCGGCCCTACTACTCCTACAAAGCCAAAAGGAaggcgggaggcggcggcgccgccgcccccaAAAAGCCGCGCTGGCGGCGCAAGCTGCGCTCGCTGCGGTGGTCGCCGGGCGACAACGACGGCGACAACGACGCCGGCGGCGACGGGGACgcgccgcggcggcggcgggagcggcacCACCCGTGCCGCGTGTGCGGGAAGAGCTTCCCGGCGCTGCGCAAGCTGCGCAAGCACCAGCGCGGACACGAGGCCGCCGCGGCGGCGCCGGTACCGGCGGCGGTGCCGGCACAGCCGGGCCGGGTGGGGCGGCGGCCGTCGCTGCGCTTCACCTGCCCCACCTGCGCCAAGGTGTGCAAGACGGCGGCGGCGCTGAGCCGGCACGCCCAGCGGCACCGGCAGCGGGGGTCGGCGGGGGGGTCACCGCGGGGGTCAGCGCCGGGGTCACCGCTGGGGTCAGCGCCGGGGTCACCGCAGGGGTCAGCGCAGGGGTCACCACAAGGGTCAGCGCCGGGGTCACCACAAGGGTCAGCGCTGGGGTCAGCGGAGGGGTCAGCACCGGGGTCACCGCCGGGGTCACCGCCGGGGTCACCGGCGCCGCCCACGGTCATCGCCTACACCCCGCCGGCCGCGGGCAgggaggagccgccgccgcctcaGGGCGGGGTCCCGCTGTCCCCCGGTGCCACCGGCGGCGGTGACAGCGCCGAGGGTGACACCGGTGACACCGCCGGGGGGGGGTTCCCGGTGCAGGAGCAGCCGCTGGCGCTGCTGTGCCGGGCCGCGGGAGGggaagcagagcctggggggACACCCAGGGGGGCTCCCCGCGtccccccggccccccccggCTTCCCCTTGTCCTTCGGGCCCCGCTTGGTGGCCGCGTaccccttccccttccccctccccctcgCCCTCGTCCTCCCCGAGCCCGAGCGCGGCTTCCTGGccggggggggaggggcgggggggtctgggggggctcctccccccgctcccctcccccccAGCGCGGCCCCCCCCAGTTTTGGGTTCCCcggggggggaggggagcggCCGAGGAAAGCGGGGGGGGGCACCTga